A portion of the Pseudodesulfovibrio alkaliphilus genome contains these proteins:
- the ilvB gene encoding acetolactate synthase large subunit, whose protein sequence is MRFSGAEIIVKLLERQGIETIAGIPGGANLPLYDALSTSSIRHVLTRHEQGAGFIAQGMARVTGQPAVFFATSGPGATNTLTAIADAKLDSIPVICITGQVPLAMIGSDAFQEVDTYGLSVPITKHNYLVRSVDELLRVIPEAFRIAVSGRPGPVVIDVPKDVQTAMLEFDVWPEPGGRGAGPELMAPELAYAARMIDEAERPMLYLGGGVVQSGSSALARALAEKASIPAALTLMGLGVLPVEHPLCLGMLGMHGARYTNLAMERCDLLIAAGVRFDDRATGKVAEFCPNARIIHLDIDASELDKIKSAHVPVAGDLADSLAALLELVRPGERARWLGEVARFKREHPMIIPGADDPCSPYGVILKAAELSGDEAIVCTDVGQHQMRTAQVYPFRRPRQWLTSGGLGTMGFGMPAAIGAALAAPDRTVLCFSGDGSIMMNIQDLATAAEHQVNIKIILTNNNALGLVRQQQDLFYGKRYFASDYSRRVDFLKLAEGFGLPAIDLGSSDDPESDLAAALAKPGPCLIHVPVSPDAPVYPMVPPGAANSQMIGGETHV, encoded by the coding sequence ATGAGATTCAGCGGCGCGGAGATCATTGTCAAACTGCTTGAGCGACAAGGGATAGAAACCATTGCCGGAATCCCTGGAGGGGCCAATCTCCCCCTGTATGACGCCCTTTCGACCAGTTCCATTCGGCATGTCCTGACCCGTCACGAACAGGGGGCTGGCTTCATCGCCCAGGGGATGGCCAGGGTCACGGGACAGCCCGCAGTCTTCTTCGCTACCTCAGGCCCAGGGGCTACCAATACGCTGACCGCCATCGCCGACGCCAAGCTCGACTCCATCCCTGTCATCTGCATCACCGGACAGGTGCCCCTGGCCATGATCGGCTCAGACGCATTTCAGGAAGTGGACACCTATGGATTGAGTGTGCCCATCACCAAACACAACTATCTGGTCCGTTCCGTGGACGAACTGCTGCGCGTGATTCCCGAGGCCTTTCGCATCGCGGTTTCGGGCCGCCCTGGGCCGGTGGTCATTGATGTGCCCAAGGATGTCCAGACCGCGATGCTTGAATTCGATGTCTGGCCCGAGCCGGGCGGGCGTGGTGCCGGTCCCGAGCTGATGGCCCCGGAGCTTGCTTACGCCGCCCGCATGATCGACGAAGCCGAGCGGCCCATGCTCTATCTGGGCGGCGGTGTGGTCCAGTCCGGTTCCTCGGCTCTGGCACGGGCGCTGGCCGAAAAGGCGTCTATCCCGGCCGCCCTGACACTGATGGGCCTGGGCGTGCTCCCTGTGGAGCATCCCCTGTGCCTTGGCATGCTCGGCATGCACGGGGCACGGTATACCAATTTGGCCATGGAGCGGTGCGATCTGCTCATTGCGGCCGGGGTGCGTTTCGACGATCGGGCCACGGGCAAGGTGGCCGAATTTTGCCCGAATGCCCGGATCATCCATCTCGACATCGACGCCAGCGAGTTGGACAAGATCAAGAGTGCCCATGTGCCGGTGGCGGGCGATCTTGCCGATTCGCTGGCCGCATTGCTCGAACTGGTCAGGCCAGGGGAGCGCGCTCGCTGGCTCGGCGAGGTGGCGCGGTTCAAGCGTGAACATCCCATGATCATTCCAGGAGCCGATGATCCCTGCTCGCCTTACGGCGTGATTCTCAAGGCCGCCGAACTCTCTGGCGACGAAGCCATTGTCTGCACCGACGTTGGGCAGCATCAGATGCGAACTGCCCAGGTCTATCCTTTCCGCAGGCCGCGTCAGTGGCTGACTTCGGGCGGACTCGGAACCATGGGATTCGGTATGCCCGCCGCCATCGGCGCAGCCCTGGCCGCCCCTGACCGCACCGTGCTTTGCTTTAGCGGCGACGGCTCCATCATGATGAATATCCAGGATCTGGCCACGGCTGCGGAGCATCAGGTCAATATCAAGATAATCCTGACAAACAACAACGCCCTGGGGCTGGTGCGCCAGCAGCAGGACCTGTTTTACGGAAAACGCTATTTCGCGTCCGACTACTCCCGGCGCGTGGACTTCCTCAAGCTTGCCGAAGGGTTTGGTCTTCCCGCCATTGACCTTGGGTCAAGTGACGATCCCGAATCCGATCTGGCCGCAGCTCTGGCCAAACCCGGGCCGTGCCTGATTCATGTCCCGGTCAGCCCGGATGCCCCGGTGTATCCCATGGTTCCCCCCGGAGCCGCCAACTCGCAGATGATCGGAGGTGAAACCCATGTGTAA
- the ilvN gene encoding acetolactate synthase small subunit, whose amino-acid sequence MCKQTVIQLTVNNHPGVMSHICGLFARRAYNVEGIACMPVNGGATSRIWLLVNADGRLDQMIKQVDKLEDVLIVERHDGGHAVFTRMAEFVA is encoded by the coding sequence ATGTGTAAACAAACGGTTATCCAGCTGACGGTGAACAACCATCCCGGTGTCATGTCGCACATCTGCGGCCTGTTCGCACGGCGCGCCTACAATGTGGAGGGCATCGCCTGCATGCCTGTCAACGGCGGCGCCACCAGCCGCATCTGGTTGCTGGTGAATGCCGATGGGCGGCTCGATCAGATGATCAAGCAGGTGGACAAGCTGGAGGACGTGCTCATTGTCGAGCGCCATGACGGCGGACACGCAGTCTTCACCCGGATGGCCGAGTTCGTGGCCTGA
- a CDS encoding flagellin, which translates to MALSDIEKSFIYEYSARLLERDMLTNQLFAGSAVGRNLRSLVLGQPVRAQTFTNPFEDAISGTLRADAGATRQAARNVGEAASMMGVARTGVSTITGALRDMQEIIDKINSGELDGSSSVVQGDYNALRDKIVGTISGTDFNGISMLDSAKWGTSQIGMDGKVFIQSGPKGGFDISFHAVDTPSSGVAWADLAGADLGAEGTRANQLGYVQALASEMDSVQSMYRSKEDSLHSQELALQSQAQILDNAARLRKPSDPGMTLEKLLAELILKESGTIFDSKG; encoded by the coding sequence ATGGCCCTCAGCGACATCGAGAAGAGCTTTATTTACGAGTACTCGGCGCGGCTATTGGAGCGCGACATGCTGACCAACCAGCTGTTCGCGGGGTCTGCGGTGGGCCGGAATCTGCGCAGCCTTGTGCTGGGCCAGCCGGTGCGGGCTCAAACCTTCACCAACCCCTTTGAGGATGCCATCAGCGGCACCTTGCGGGCCGATGCCGGTGCCACGCGGCAGGCGGCGCGTAATGTGGGGGAAGCCGCGTCCATGATGGGCGTGGCCCGCACGGGCGTATCCACCATTACCGGCGCTCTGCGCGACATGCAGGAGATCATCGACAAGATCAATTCCGGTGAGCTGGATGGATCAAGCAGCGTGGTTCAGGGCGACTACAACGCCTTGCGCGACAAGATAGTCGGAACCATTTCCGGTACGGATTTCAACGGTATATCCATGCTGGACAGTGCCAAGTGGGGAACCTCGCAGATTGGCATGGACGGCAAGGTCTTCATCCAGTCCGGCCCCAAGGGGGGATTTGACATTTCTTTCCACGCCGTGGATACCCCGTCCAGCGGCGTGGCCTGGGCTGATCTTGCTGGAGCTGATCTGGGCGCTGAAGGGACCAGGGCCAACCAGCTCGGCTATGTCCAGGCCCTGGCCAGCGAGATGGATTCGGTCCAGAGCATGTATCGCAGCAAGGAAGACAGCCTGCATTCTCAAGAGCTTGCCTTGCAAAGCCAGGCCCAGATTCTGGACAACGCAGCCCGTCTCAGGAAGCCGTCGGACCCTGGCATGACCCTGGAAAAGCTCCTTGCGGAACTCATTCTCAAGGAGTCCGGCACGATCTTCGACAGCAAGGGGTAG
- a CDS encoding chemotaxis protein CheW, which yields MSENALKDINQFLTFTLGKEIFALDIGTVREVLELTSITKIPRTPEFMRGVINLRGHAVPVVDMRLKLGMSKSEDTVDTCIIIVEIEFDGEYTVMGALVDSVREVFEMMPDSIEAAPKMGAAINAEYIKGMGRQNEQFIIIIDINKIFSAEELAIAKEMTNLKGGPGKAPVEEAVQVTA from the coding sequence ATGTCTGAAAACGCGCTGAAGGATATCAACCAGTTCTTGACCTTCACTCTGGGCAAGGAGATTTTCGCCTTGGACATCGGGACTGTCAGGGAGGTGCTGGAGTTGACCTCCATTACCAAAATCCCCCGGACGCCGGAATTCATGCGCGGGGTCATTAACCTGCGAGGCCACGCAGTGCCTGTGGTGGACATGCGTCTCAAGCTCGGAATGTCCAAGAGCGAAGACACGGTGGACACCTGCATCATCATCGTGGAGATCGAGTTTGACGGCGAATACACCGTCATGGGTGCCCTTGTGGACTCCGTGCGCGAGGTCTTCGAGATGATGCCCGACTCCATTGAGGCCGCCCCCAAGATGGGTGCCGCCATCAACGCGGAATACATCAAGGGTATGGGCCGCCAGAATGAGCAGTTCATCATCATCATCGACATCAATAAGATATTCTCCGCCGAAGAGCTGGCCATAGCCAAGGAGATGACAAATCTCAAGGGTGGGCCGGGCAAGGCTCCTGTTGAGGAGGCGGTCCAGGTTACGGCCTAG
- a CDS encoding Smr/MutS family protein, which translates to MGKKRRLTDLTELKEIASLAKVKKKDAYALPYDKPKPLPEEQARRDEVAEANLFESAMQGVTPVSGGGRRVAPKPAPSPSAAAVPEDAEDAYLSRFLRGEVEFELEYTDEFMYGYVRGLDIKTFQQLKAGSLSVAAHLDLHGMTLLQAREGLLFFIRESYLQGHRCVLVVTGRGINSPGGQGILRRETETWLTRDPLKRVVLAFCTAQPKDGGAGAIYVLLRKHRKAQGKIAWDTMPNMDDF; encoded by the coding sequence ATGGGCAAAAAGCGCCGCCTGACGGATTTGACGGAACTCAAGGAAATCGCCTCTCTGGCCAAGGTAAAGAAAAAGGACGCTTACGCCCTGCCCTACGACAAGCCCAAACCCCTGCCCGAGGAACAGGCCCGGCGCGACGAGGTTGCCGAGGCGAACCTGTTTGAGAGCGCCATGCAGGGCGTCACACCCGTGAGCGGCGGCGGGCGACGAGTCGCCCCCAAGCCCGCGCCGTCACCGTCTGCCGCCGCCGTGCCGGAAGACGCCGAGGATGCCTACCTGAGCCGATTCCTCCGGGGCGAGGTGGAGTTCGAGCTCGAATACACCGACGAATTCATGTACGGCTATGTCCGGGGGCTGGACATCAAGACCTTCCAGCAGCTCAAGGCGGGATCCTTGAGCGTGGCCGCCCACCTGGATCTGCACGGCATGACCTTGCTCCAGGCGCGGGAGGGGCTGCTCTTCTTCATCCGCGAGAGCTATCTCCAAGGGCATCGCTGCGTGCTGGTGGTCACCGGCCGGGGCATCAACTCCCCGGGCGGCCAGGGTATACTGCGACGAGAAACCGAAACCTGGCTGACCCGCGACCCGCTCAAGCGGGTGGTCCTCGCCTTTTGCACGGCCCAGCCCAAGGACGGCGGCGCGGGCGCCATCTATGTCCTGCTGCGCAAACACAGAAAAGCGCAAGGAAAAATAGCCTGGGACACCATGCCGAACATGGACGACTTCTGA
- a CDS encoding ABC transporter ATP-binding protein, translating to MLTIEDLHVNIGDKPVLQGINLEIKKGETFILFGPNGSGKTSLLMSLMGFSGYEVTRGRILFKGEDITRAPMYERARLGIGMSFQRPPTIHGLRTRHLVQLCARKGAVNPDLLADRVNMTEFLDRDINAGFSGGEIKRSELLQLMAQQPELVLFDEPESGVDMENMQLVGKVARDVLDGNFNVAPELSAELTLKARKESTRTAGLIITHTGYILDYVNADRGQVLFKGHLCCEGRPRDILDHIRQHGYQECVRCMN from the coding sequence ATGCTGACCATTGAAGACTTGCATGTCAACATCGGCGACAAGCCGGTACTTCAGGGGATCAATCTTGAAATAAAAAAGGGCGAGACCTTCATCCTTTTCGGCCCCAACGGCTCGGGCAAGACATCGCTGCTCATGTCCCTGATGGGCTTTTCCGGCTATGAGGTGACACGGGGGCGCATTCTTTTCAAGGGCGAAGATATCACCCGCGCACCCATGTACGAACGGGCGCGTCTTGGGATTGGCATGTCCTTTCAGCGCCCGCCCACCATCCATGGTCTGCGCACCCGGCATCTGGTGCAGCTGTGTGCACGCAAGGGCGCGGTCAACCCCGATCTGCTGGCCGACAGGGTCAATATGACGGAATTCCTGGACCGGGACATCAATGCGGGCTTTTCGGGCGGCGAGATCAAGCGCTCGGAACTGCTCCAGCTCATGGCCCAGCAGCCGGAGCTGGTCCTCTTCGACGAGCCGGAGTCAGGGGTGGATATGGAGAACATGCAACTGGTGGGCAAGGTGGCCCGCGACGTGCTCGACGGCAACTTCAACGTCGCTCCCGAACTCTCTGCCGAACTGACCCTCAAGGCTCGCAAGGAGAGCACCCGGACCGCCGGGCTGATTATCACTCACACCGGCTATATTCTCGATTATGTCAACGCGGATCGGGGGCAGGTGCTCTTCAAGGGCCATCTGTGTTGCGAGGGCCGTCCCAGAGATATTCTCGACCACATCCGCCAGCACGGCTACCAGGAATGCGTCCGCTGCATGAACTAG
- a CDS encoding SufB/SufD family protein, which translates to MSTVDLSQFTFEGLDREAIEDLNSLSPEDKDQLLLAGVVADESMRSGSYLQMDHSAVHCRSHDEGVEILDIKDALKKYDGLKEYYWTLVDRDKDEFTRATEDKLHGGYFIRVKAGARIKDPIQSCLMLKAENVGQNVHNLVIIEEGAEAHVITGCSVAHGTKAGAHLGISEFFVKKNASLTFTMVHNWGESVAVRPRSAGVVEEGGRFLSNYVLLKAVKDLQMYPSITMNGAGSVARFNSVVVAPKGTHLDMGNRVIMNAPDTRCEIIARTIAAGGTIINRGHIGAHAVPSKGHLECQGLILGDGRIWAIPELDGTAEGVELSHEASVGKIAQDEIEYLMARGLDEAEATSTIVRGFLNTDIMGLPDRLQREIDKQIEELQAFDAM; encoded by the coding sequence ATGAGCACTGTTGATCTTTCGCAATTCACGTTTGAAGGGCTGGACCGCGAGGCCATAGAAGACCTCAATTCCCTCTCGCCCGAGGATAAGGACCAGCTCCTGCTGGCGGGCGTGGTGGCCGATGAGTCCATGCGCTCCGGCTCCTATCTTCAGATGGACCATTCGGCCGTTCACTGTCGATCCCACGATGAGGGAGTGGAAATTCTCGACATCAAGGATGCGCTGAAGAAGTATGACGGTCTCAAGGAATACTACTGGACCCTGGTGGACAGGGACAAGGACGAGTTTACCAGGGCGACCGAGGACAAGCTCCACGGCGGCTACTTCATTCGGGTCAAGGCCGGGGCCAGGATCAAGGACCCAATTCAGTCCTGTCTCATGCTCAAGGCCGAAAATGTTGGCCAAAACGTCCATAATCTTGTGATCATCGAGGAGGGAGCCGAGGCTCACGTCATCACCGGATGTTCGGTGGCCCACGGGACCAAAGCGGGTGCACACCTCGGTATATCGGAGTTTTTCGTCAAGAAAAATGCTTCGTTAACTTTCACTATGGTTCACAACTGGGGAGAGAGCGTTGCGGTGCGGCCCCGGTCTGCGGGCGTGGTCGAGGAAGGTGGGAGATTTCTTTCCAACTATGTGCTGCTCAAGGCGGTCAAGGATCTTCAGATGTATCCTTCAATCACCATGAATGGGGCAGGCTCCGTGGCCCGGTTCAATTCAGTGGTGGTCGCGCCCAAGGGGACGCATCTGGACATGGGCAATCGTGTGATCATGAATGCGCCAGACACCCGCTGCGAAATCATCGCCCGGACCATCGCTGCCGGCGGAACCATTATCAATCGCGGCCATATCGGGGCCCATGCCGTGCCCAGCAAGGGGCATCTTGAATGCCAGGGGCTCATCCTCGGCGACGGCCGCATCTGGGCCATTCCCGAACTGGATGGCACGGCAGAAGGTGTTGAGCTGTCTCATGAGGCGTCCGTTGGCAAGATCGCCCAGGACGAGATCGAATACCTCATGGCCCGGGGGCTGGACGAGGCAGAGGCGACATCCACCATCGTGCGCGGGTTCCTCAATACCGACATAATGGGTCTGCCCGACAGGCTTCAGCGCGAGATAGACAAGCAGATCGAAGAGTTGCAGGCTTTCGACGCCATGTAG
- a CDS encoding TetR/AcrR family transcriptional regulator: MPKKDCILKAAQELFARYGYAGTTMKMVAESAGVASGLVFHYFDSKENLFMAAGSELVDTMIFELRERTAKTQNGCEALGTFVKAYLDFTLANESTFPTIIRCSPFSDDNPDLDRQKIAAKFRGLTDLIEEILQRGIRDGSILDLPVTQTAFMVYANIVGAVRTRFLTPYNIPGLFEEAREFVLRSVCVRSSCES, encoded by the coding sequence ATACCGAAAAAGGACTGTATACTGAAGGCGGCCCAAGAGCTTTTCGCCCGTTATGGCTACGCGGGCACAACCATGAAGATGGTGGCCGAAAGCGCCGGGGTGGCCTCGGGTCTTGTCTTTCATTACTTTGACAGCAAGGAGAATCTCTTCATGGCCGCCGGAAGCGAGTTGGTGGACACCATGATCTTCGAGCTGCGCGAGCGGACTGCCAAGACCCAAAACGGGTGCGAAGCCCTGGGAACCTTTGTCAAAGCGTATCTCGACTTCACCCTGGCCAACGAGAGCACCTTTCCGACCATCATCCGCTGTTCACCCTTCAGCGACGATAACCCGGACCTTGATCGTCAGAAGATCGCTGCCAAGTTCCGGGGGCTGACCGACCTGATCGAGGAAATTCTGCAGCGCGGTATCAGGGACGGCTCGATCCTGGACCTGCCCGTGACTCAGACGGCCTTTATGGTCTACGCCAATATCGTGGGCGCGGTGCGTACACGGTTCCTGACCCCGTACAATATTCCCGGCCTCTTTGAGGAGGCCAGGGAGTTCGTGCTGCGTAGCGTCTGCGTCCGCTCCTCCTGCGAGTCCTGA
- a CDS encoding metal-dependent hydrolase — MPGYKGHLAGGLFFAVMGLVGATLLGWLTVAPIIAAGLTGFCLMGALFPDVDTDSKGQKLFYMVFAAVDLGLIVREQYVWAAWLGLLAMLPAMGSHRGWTHTWWAMLVVPLPIVLIPAFVGGIETVRGFVPFYLAFCAGYFSHLLLDGEFR; from the coding sequence ATGCCCGGCTACAAGGGACATCTGGCTGGTGGCCTCTTCTTTGCTGTCATGGGGCTGGTGGGCGCGACACTGCTGGGCTGGCTGACCGTTGCCCCGATCATTGCGGCCGGTCTGACTGGTTTTTGTCTCATGGGTGCGCTCTTCCCGGATGTGGATACCGATTCCAAGGGGCAAAAACTGTTTTACATGGTCTTTGCGGCCGTGGATCTTGGTCTGATCGTGCGCGAGCAGTATGTCTGGGCTGCGTGGCTCGGTCTGCTGGCCATGCTTCCGGCCATGGGTTCGCACCGGGGATGGACACATACCTGGTGGGCCATGCTCGTGGTGCCGTTGCCCATTGTGCTCATTCCCGCCTTTGTTGGCGGAATTGAGACGGTGCGTGGCTTTGTGCCGTTTTATCTCGCTTTTTGCGCGGGGTATTTCTCCCACTTGCTTCTGGATGGCGAATTTCGTTAG
- the sucD gene encoding succinate--CoA ligase subunit alpha — translation MLLNEHMSKALFAKAGIPVPHGQPVFPGSEDDFNPPFALPWILKAQVPIGGRGKVGGILRVKSSDAFAPTARKLFGLDIRGHRVPFVRVEPVAAIQREMYLSLTVSRSRGCILLTVGREGGVDIESGGQGNLLVQEIRLPAGISAHQMRAAFFHLGLDKERFADFSTLIKDLFKAMLDNGLLLAEINPLIITDDQRFVALDAKVEVDDNFVELNPAMEAYYQPEHASPEENAARKAGFSYVSLDGWVGLMVNGAGLAMATMDLLNFSRLPARNFLDLGGTADHARMRTALDLLFGDTRVRAVFINLYGGILSCRNVALALREALGGHEPEKPIVTRMAGNDAAGGVEVLTAMGCSGLHLARDMADAIRILDSIRPADAPVIEFPAPGSALPEAMPVPRNHMPTKTLGISADTPILVQGITGREGQLHTQLMQAYGANVVAGVTPFKGGQTVLGVPVFNSIAEATRDHEIGASIIFVPPRMAADAVLEAACNKIPWAVCITEGIPQQDMLAVFEQINSSPTRVVGPNTPGVILPGRTKIGIMPTDPFSPGPVAILSRSGTLTYEVASRLTAAGIGQSVCIGIGGDPFIGVDYVDAIEMLCNHDETQAVIILGEIGGRAEENLAEHIVRTGFAKPVTAFIAGRTAPPGKRLGHAGAILEKGDGVDRKLETMRKAGFAVCASLEEVAQIATRRLG, via the coding sequence ATGCTGTTAAACGAGCACATGAGCAAGGCCCTTTTCGCCAAAGCGGGCATTCCCGTTCCCCATGGACAGCCGGTTTTTCCCGGAAGCGAGGACGACTTCAACCCGCCCTTTGCCCTGCCCTGGATACTTAAGGCCCAGGTACCCATCGGCGGCCGGGGCAAGGTCGGCGGCATATTGCGCGTCAAGTCTTCCGACGCCTTCGCCCCTACGGCCCGCAAGCTCTTCGGCCTCGACATCCGGGGCCACCGCGTACCTTTCGTTCGCGTTGAACCTGTGGCGGCCATCCAACGCGAGATGTATCTGTCACTGACAGTTTCCCGAAGCCGGGGGTGCATCCTGCTCACCGTGGGCCGCGAAGGCGGAGTGGACATCGAGTCCGGTGGCCAGGGCAACCTTCTGGTGCAGGAAATACGCCTCCCGGCAGGAATATCGGCCCACCAGATGCGGGCGGCCTTTTTCCACCTCGGCCTGGACAAAGAGCGTTTTGCCGATTTTTCCACACTGATCAAGGACCTCTTCAAGGCCATGCTCGACAACGGCCTGCTCCTGGCCGAGATAAACCCTCTGATCATCACCGATGATCAACGCTTCGTGGCCCTTGACGCCAAGGTGGAGGTGGACGACAATTTCGTGGAACTCAACCCGGCCATGGAGGCGTATTATCAGCCGGAACACGCCAGCCCCGAGGAGAACGCCGCCCGCAAAGCCGGGTTTTCCTATGTGAGTCTTGACGGCTGGGTGGGACTGATGGTCAACGGCGCCGGACTGGCCATGGCTACCATGGACCTGCTCAACTTCTCGCGTCTGCCTGCCCGCAACTTTCTGGACCTGGGCGGCACGGCCGACCACGCACGGATGCGAACCGCCCTGGATTTGCTCTTTGGCGATACCCGCGTCAGAGCCGTTTTCATCAATCTTTACGGAGGAATTCTCTCATGCCGCAACGTAGCGCTGGCCCTGCGCGAGGCCTTGGGCGGTCACGAGCCTGAAAAGCCCATCGTGACCCGCATGGCGGGCAATGACGCGGCCGGAGGCGTGGAAGTGCTCACGGCCATGGGTTGCTCCGGATTACATCTGGCCCGAGACATGGCCGACGCCATCCGCATTCTGGATTCCATCCGCCCGGCCGACGCCCCGGTCATCGAATTTCCCGCCCCTGGTTCGGCCCTGCCCGAAGCCATGCCTGTCCCCAGAAACCATATGCCCACGAAGACTCTTGGCATCAGCGCGGACACGCCGATCCTGGTCCAGGGTATCACCGGCCGAGAGGGGCAGCTCCACACCCAACTGATGCAGGCGTACGGAGCCAATGTGGTGGCCGGAGTGACGCCCTTCAAGGGGGGACAGACAGTTCTGGGGGTACCAGTCTTCAATTCCATTGCCGAGGCCACGCGTGACCATGAGATCGGCGCAAGCATCATCTTCGTACCGCCGCGCATGGCCGCAGATGCGGTACTCGAGGCAGCCTGCAACAAAATCCCCTGGGCCGTGTGCATCACCGAGGGTATCCCCCAGCAGGATATGCTGGCGGTCTTCGAGCAGATCAACTCTTCGCCCACTCGGGTGGTCGGCCCCAACACGCCAGGTGTCATCCTGCCCGGCCGAACCAAGATCGGCATCATGCCTACCGATCCCTTCAGCCCCGGCCCGGTGGCCATCCTCTCGCGCAGCGGCACTCTGACCTACGAGGTGGCCTCGCGCCTCACGGCGGCAGGAATCGGCCAATCCGTGTGTATCGGCATCGGCGGCGACCCCTTTATCGGAGTCGACTATGTGGATGCAATTGAAATGCTTTGCAATCACGACGAAACCCAGGCCGTGATCATCCTTGGCGAGATAGGCGGCCGGGCCGAGGAAAACCTTGCTGAACACATAGTCCGGACCGGCTTCGCCAAACCCGTAACCGCGTTTATCGCGGGACGCACGGCTCCCCCCGGCAAAAGGCTGGGCCACGCCGGAGCTATCCTGGAAAAGGGTGACGGCGTGGACCGCAAGCTCGAAACCATGCGCAAGGCCGGATTCGCAGTCTGCGCAAGCCTCGAAGAGGTCGCCCAAATAGCCACCCGGAGACTCGGATGA
- a CDS encoding response regulator produces MDRKKLLIVDDDTRFADLVAVKLAPHADCAVSPSGEDAVLRFQHQLRKNEPFDAVIMDIVMPGMSGHDAVEKMRETERRNHIDPRKSFKLLMLTAHRDMKNVSCSFFRNGADAFIPKENLSDKLLSELRKLGLA; encoded by the coding sequence ATGGACAGGAAGAAGCTCCTCATCGTTGACGACGACACGCGCTTTGCGGATCTCGTGGCCGTGAAGCTCGCGCCTCACGCGGACTGTGCCGTCTCGCCGAGCGGAGAGGACGCTGTCCTTCGCTTTCAGCACCAGCTCAGGAAAAACGAACCCTTCGACGCCGTAATCATGGACATCGTGATGCCCGGCATGTCCGGCCACGACGCCGTGGAAAAAATGCGCGAAACCGAACGCCGCAACCATATCGATCCGCGAAAGAGTTTCAAGCTGCTCATGCTTACCGCCCATCGGGACATGAAAAACGTCAGCTGTTCCTTTTTCCGCAACGGAGCCGATGCCTTCATTCCCAAGGAAAACCTCTCGGACAAGCTATTGAGCGAACTGCGCAAGCTCGGACTGGCCTGA
- a CDS encoding exopolyphosphatase: MRLVTRSDFDGLVCATLLRHLDLIDDYLFAHPKDLQDGKVEITANDVLANVPYVPGCGLWFDHHTSERERLGDIDFKGDSRPLQSCARVIHEYYGPDRFPDSFGPMLDAVDKVDSAALSADEIANPTGWVMLGFLMDPRTGLGRYREFRISNYQLMLDMIEYCRTKSAEEILTLDDVRERVRKYEDDSPAFVEMLKENSQLHGNAVVLDLRMLDRIPCGNRFMIYTLFPECNVSVRILWGFKRQNVVFTVGHSILNRTSKTDVGSLMLSLGGGGHKAVGTCQVSKTEVSQTLARILDQLNTDG, from the coding sequence ATGAGACTTGTCACCCGATCAGATTTCGACGGCCTTGTCTGCGCCACCTTGCTCAGACACCTCGACCTCATTGATGATTATCTCTTTGCCCACCCCAAGGACCTTCAGGATGGCAAAGTCGAGATCACTGCCAACGATGTGCTCGCCAACGTCCCCTACGTGCCCGGATGCGGACTGTGGTTCGACCACCATACCAGCGAGCGGGAACGGCTGGGCGACATCGATTTCAAGGGCGACAGCCGTCCCCTGCAAAGCTGCGCCAGGGTCATCCACGAATACTATGGACCCGACAGGTTCCCGGATTCCTTCGGCCCCATGCTCGACGCCGTGGACAAGGTGGACTCGGCCGCCCTTTCCGCCGACGAAATCGCCAATCCGACAGGCTGGGTCATGCTCGGGTTTCTCATGGACCCGCGAACCGGCCTTGGCCGGTATCGGGAGTTCCGCATCAGTAATTACCAGTTGATGCTCGACATGATCGAATATTGCCGAACCAAATCAGCCGAGGAAATCCTGACCCTTGATGATGTCAGGGAGCGGGTGCGGAAATATGAGGATGATTCTCCGGCATTTGTAGAAATGCTCAAAGAAAACAGTCAATTACACGGAAACGCCGTAGTGCTTGATCTGCGCATGTTGGACCGCATTCCCTGCGGCAACAGATTCATGATCTATACCTTGTTCCCGGAGTGCAACGTCAGTGTACGCATCCTATGGGGCTTCAAGCGGCAAAACGTGGTTTTTACCGTGGGGCACTCCATCCTCAACCGCACAAGCAAAACCGACGTGGGCAGCCTGATGCTCTCTCTGGGCGGCGGCGGCCACAAGGCTGTAGGCACCTGCCAGGTCTCCAAAACCGAGGTTTCTCAGACACTGGCGAGAATCCTCGATCAACTCAATACCGATGGCTAG